A part of Streptomyces sp. NBC_01451 genomic DNA contains:
- a CDS encoding PspC domain-containing protein, with the protein MTALARPTNGRMIGGVCAALARRFGTSATTMRVIFVLSCLLPGPQFLLYIAMWILLPSEKYENKAHAAW; encoded by the coding sequence ATGACCGCCCTTGCCCGCCCCACCAACGGCCGCATGATCGGCGGAGTGTGTGCCGCGCTGGCACGGCGCTTCGGCACCTCCGCGACGACGATGCGCGTGATCTTCGTGCTCTCGTGCCTGCTGCCCGGCCCGCAGTTCCTGCTCTACATAGCCATGTGGATCCTGCTGCCCTCCGAGAAGTACGAGAACAAGGCCCACGCGGCCTGGTAG
- a CDS encoding SigE family RNA polymerase sigma factor, with protein sequence MSTLHSTSANAVITRLHDVTRTTEKSGAVNGRGCVRGTGRQHTTYMSVVDAHTGGSGSAATKEAGLTGAAYRETTGERRSLSEAEFTAYVQERRASLYATAYHLTGDRFEAEDLLQSALFSTYRAWDRISDKAAVGGYLRRTMTNLHISAWRRRKLNEYPTEELPETPGDTDAMRGTELRAVLWQALARLPELQRTMLVLRYYEGRTDPEIAEILDISVGTVKSSIWRSLRRMREDEVLSFGRDEEESFGELVA encoded by the coding sequence ATGAGCACGCTGCACAGCACAAGCGCGAACGCAGTGATCACGCGCCTGCACGACGTCACGAGGACCACCGAGAAGTCCGGTGCCGTGAACGGGCGGGGGTGCGTTCGCGGCACCGGGCGTCAGCACACCACGTACATGTCGGTGGTTGACGCACACACGGGGGGAAGCGGCAGCGCCGCCACGAAAGAGGCGGGGCTGACGGGGGCCGCGTACAGGGAGACCACGGGGGAGCGTCGTTCGCTGTCGGAGGCGGAGTTCACCGCCTACGTCCAGGAGCGCCGCGCCTCCCTGTACGCGACCGCCTACCACCTCACCGGTGACCGCTTCGAGGCCGAGGACCTGCTCCAGAGCGCGCTGTTCTCGACGTACCGCGCCTGGGACCGGATCAGTGACAAGGCCGCGGTCGGCGGATACCTCCGCCGGACGATGACCAATCTGCACATCAGCGCGTGGCGCCGCCGCAAGCTGAACGAGTACCCGACCGAGGAACTGCCGGAGACGCCCGGCGACACGGACGCGATGCGCGGCACGGAGCTGCGCGCGGTCCTGTGGCAGGCGCTCGCCCGGCTCCCCGAACTCCAGCGGACGATGCTGGTCCTTCGTTACTACGAGGGCCGCACGGACCCGGAGATCGCGGAGATCCTCGACATCAGTGTCGGCACGGTGAAGTCCAGCATCTGGCGGTCGCTCCGCCGGATGCGCGAGGACGAGGTCCTCAGCTTCGGCCGTGACGAGGAGGAATCCTTCGGGGAGCTCGTGGCCTGA
- the afsQ1 gene encoding two-component system response regulator AfsQ1, with translation MPSLLLIEDDDAIRTALELSLTRQGHRVATAATGEDGLKLLREQRPDLIVLDVMLPGIDGFEVCRRIRRTDQLPIILLTARSDDIDVVVGLESGADDYVVKPVQGRVLDARIRAVLRRGERESNDSATFGSLVIDRSAMTVTKNGEDLQLTPTELRLLLELSRRPGQALSRQQLLRLVWEHDYLGDSRLVDACVQRLRAKVEDVPSSPTLIRTVRGVGYRLDSPQ, from the coding sequence GTGCCTTCCCTGTTGCTGATCGAGGACGACGACGCCATCCGTACGGCCCTGGAGCTGTCTTTGACCCGCCAGGGCCACCGGGTCGCCACCGCTGCCACCGGTGAGGACGGTCTGAAGCTGCTGCGTGAGCAGCGGCCGGATCTGATCGTCCTGGATGTGATGCTGCCCGGTATCGACGGTTTCGAGGTGTGCCGGCGCATCCGGCGCACGGACCAGCTGCCGATCATCCTGCTCACCGCGCGCAGCGACGACATCGACGTGGTCGTCGGGCTGGAGTCCGGCGCCGACGACTATGTCGTCAAACCGGTGCAGGGGCGGGTGCTCGACGCCCGTATCCGGGCCGTGCTGCGGCGCGGGGAGCGCGAGTCCAACGACTCGGCGACCTTCGGTTCGCTGGTCATCGACCGCTCGGCGATGACGGTGACGAAGAACGGCGAGGATCTGCAGCTGACGCCCACCGAGCTGCGGCTGCTCCTGGAGCTGAGCCGGCGGCCCGGTCAGGCGCTGTCCCGGCAGCAGTTGCTGCGTCTGGTGTGGGAGCACGACTACCTGGGCGACTCGCGGCTGGTGGACGCGTGTGTCCAGCGGCTGCGCGCCAAGGTCGAGGACGTGCCCTCGTCACCGACGCTGATCCGTACCGTCCGCGGGGTCGGCTACCGGCTGGACTCGCCTCAGTGA
- the deoC gene encoding deoxyribose-phosphate aldolase, which yields MPTTASTALPLKDVTASDSTLRRYLHGLPGVDAVGLEARAASLGTRSIKTTAKAYAIDLAISMVDLTTLEGADTAGKVRSLGAKAVRPDPTDRTAPATAAVCVYPDMVAVAKEAVAGSTVKVASVATAFPAGRAAIGVKLADVRDAVAAGADEIDMVIDRGAFLAGNYLKVYEEIVAVKEACGASARLKVIFETGELSTYDNIRRASWLGMIAGADFIKTSTGKVAVNATPANTLLMLEAVRDFRAQTGVQVGVKPAGGIRTTKDAVKFLVVVNETVGEDWLDNHWFRFGASSLLNDLLMQRQKLATGRYSGPDYVTVD from the coding sequence ATGCCCACCACTGCATCAACCGCACTCCCGCTCAAGGACGTGACCGCGTCCGACAGCACGCTGCGCCGCTACCTTCACGGGCTGCCCGGCGTCGACGCGGTCGGCCTGGAGGCGCGAGCCGCCTCCCTCGGCACACGTTCCATCAAGACGACCGCGAAGGCGTACGCCATCGACCTGGCCATCTCGATGGTCGACCTGACGACTCTGGAAGGCGCGGACACCGCCGGCAAGGTCCGGTCGCTCGGCGCCAAGGCCGTCCGCCCCGACCCGACCGACCGCACGGCCCCCGCCACGGCCGCGGTCTGCGTCTACCCCGACATGGTGGCCGTCGCGAAGGAGGCCGTCGCCGGGTCCACCGTCAAGGTCGCCTCCGTCGCCACCGCCTTCCCCGCGGGCCGCGCCGCGATCGGCGTCAAGCTGGCCGACGTGCGTGACGCCGTCGCCGCCGGTGCCGACGAGATCGACATGGTCATCGACCGGGGCGCGTTCCTCGCGGGCAACTACCTGAAGGTGTACGAGGAGATCGTCGCCGTGAAGGAGGCCTGCGGGGCGTCCGCCCGGCTCAAGGTCATCTTCGAGACCGGCGAGCTGTCGACGTACGACAACATCCGGCGCGCGAGCTGGCTCGGCATGATCGCCGGGGCCGACTTCATCAAGACGTCCACCGGCAAGGTCGCCGTCAACGCGACGCCCGCGAACACCCTCCTCATGCTGGAGGCCGTACGCGACTTCCGCGCGCAGACCGGCGTCCAGGTGGGCGTGAAGCCGGCCGGTGGCATCCGTACCACCAAGGACGCGGTGAAGTTCCTGGTCGTGGTCAACGAGACCGTGGGCGAGGACTGGCTCGACAACCACTGGTTCCGCTTCGGCGCCTCCTCGCTGCTGAACGACCTGCTGATGCAGCGCCAGAAGCTGGCCACCGGCCGCTACTCCGGCCCCGACTACGTGACGGTGGACTGA
- a CDS encoding HAMP domain-containing sensor histidine kinase yields MTKPQGKLRGWAAARKAILSGLRFTSLRLRLVVVFGLVALTAAVSASGIAYWLNREAVLTRTQDAVLRDFQQEMQNRAGTLPTRPTQDELQHTAGQMAASSQRFSVLLVAEDENGRTVVGNSGALDPFSLADVPRSLRTAVGKEQSITSNNKYPYHLYWQRIIDGDKPYLVAGTKVIGGGPAGYMLKSLEPEEKDLNSLAWSLGIATGLALIGSALLAQAAATTVLKPVHRLGIAARRLGEGKLDTRLRVSGTDELADLARTFNHAAEALEKRVAEMSARDEASRRFVADMSHELRTPLTAITAVTEILEEELDAETGSVDPMIEPAVRLVVSETLRLNSLVENLMEVTRFDAGTARLVLDNVDIADQITSCIDARAWLDAVELDAERGIMSLLDPRRLDVILANLIGNALKHGGSPVRVSVCASDEDLQIEVHDQGPGIPEDVLPHVFDRFYKASASRPRSEGSGLGLSIALENAHIHGGEITAANSPKGGAVFTLRLPRDPSALTEKPAEPAGANGNGESA; encoded by the coding sequence GTGACGAAACCGCAGGGCAAGCTCCGCGGCTGGGCCGCGGCGCGCAAGGCGATACTCTCCGGGCTGCGCTTCACCAGCCTGCGGCTGCGGCTGGTCGTGGTCTTCGGCCTGGTGGCGCTGACGGCCGCCGTGTCGGCCTCCGGGATCGCGTACTGGCTCAACCGCGAGGCCGTGCTCACACGAACACAGGACGCGGTGCTGCGCGACTTCCAGCAGGAGATGCAGAACCGCGCGGGCACACTGCCGACCCGGCCCACCCAGGACGAACTCCAGCACACGGCGGGCCAGATGGCCGCCAGCAGCCAGCGGTTCAGTGTCCTGCTGGTCGCCGAGGACGAGAACGGGCGGACGGTCGTCGGCAACTCCGGGGCGCTGGACCCCTTCTCCCTGGCGGACGTGCCCCGGTCGCTGCGCACGGCGGTCGGCAAGGAGCAGTCGATCACCTCGAACAACAAGTACCCGTACCACCTCTACTGGCAGCGGATCATCGACGGCGACAAGCCGTACCTGGTCGCCGGCACGAAGGTGATCGGCGGTGGTCCGGCCGGCTACATGCTGAAGTCGCTGGAGCCCGAGGAGAAGGACCTCAACTCGCTGGCCTGGTCGCTGGGCATCGCCACCGGCCTCGCGCTGATCGGCTCGGCGCTGCTCGCGCAGGCCGCCGCGACGACTGTATTGAAGCCGGTGCACCGCCTCGGTATCGCGGCCCGGCGGCTCGGCGAGGGGAAGCTGGACACCCGGCTGCGGGTGTCGGGCACGGACGAACTGGCCGACCTCGCCCGGACGTTCAACCACGCGGCGGAGGCCCTGGAGAAGCGGGTCGCCGAGATGAGCGCCCGTGACGAGGCCTCGCGGCGGTTCGTGGCGGACATGTCCCACGAGCTGCGTACGCCGCTCACCGCGATCACCGCCGTGACGGAGATCCTCGAAGAGGAGCTGGACGCGGAGACCGGCAGCGTCGACCCGATGATCGAACCGGCGGTACGGCTGGTGGTGAGCGAGACCCTGCGGCTCAACTCCCTGGTGGAGAACCTGATGGAGGTCACCCGCTTCGACGCGGGCACCGCCCGGCTCGTCCTCGACAACGTCGACATCGCCGACCAGATCACGTCCTGCATCGACGCCCGCGCCTGGCTGGACGCGGTCGAACTGGACGCCGAACGCGGCATCATGTCGCTGCTCGACCCGCGCCGCCTCGACGTCATCCTGGCCAACCTCATCGGCAACGCCCTCAAGCACGGCGGCTCGCCGGTACGGGTGTCGGTGTGCGCGTCCGACGAGGACCTGCAGATCGAGGTGCACGACCAGGGGCCGGGCATCCCCGAGGACGTCCTGCCGCACGTCTTCGACCGCTTCTACAAGGCGAGCGCCTCCCGCCCCCGCTCCGAGGGCAGCGGCCTGGGCCTGTCCATCGCCCTGGAGAACGCCCACATCCACGGCGGCGAGATCACCGCGGCCAACTCCCCGAAGGGCGGCGCGGTGTTCACCCTGCGGCTGCCCAGGGACCCGTCGGCACTGACGGAGAAACCGGCCGAGCCGGCCGGCGCGAACGGCAACGGGGAGAGCGCGTGA
- a CDS encoding ATP-binding protein translates to MKQSAAKTLGVAALGAAFAAAGAGAANAAPALPALPDSAALGSVTQTLPVESASKALPGAAEAVAQGQSAVGAGVAAAQPAVTKLLSEGPTAPVSGLLGGLPLQGLPTHGLPVNGIPLG, encoded by the coding sequence ATGAAGCAGTCTGCTGCCAAGACCCTCGGTGTCGCCGCCCTCGGTGCCGCCTTCGCCGCCGCGGGTGCGGGTGCCGCCAACGCCGCCCCGGCTCTTCCCGCCCTCCCGGACTCCGCCGCGCTGGGCTCCGTGACCCAGACGCTGCCCGTGGAGAGCGCGTCGAAGGCGCTGCCCGGTGCCGCCGAGGCCGTGGCCCAGGGGCAGAGCGCGGTCGGCGCGGGCGTTGCCGCCGCGCAGCCTGCCGTCACGAAGTTGCTGTCCGAGGGTCCGACCGCGCCGGTCTCCGGTCTGCTCGGCGGCCTTCCGCTGCAGGGCCTGCCCACGCACGGCCTCCCGGTGAACGGCATTCCGCTCGGCTGA
- a CDS encoding phospho-sugar mutase encodes MHDDELIARAKAWLAEDPDAETREELAKLIDAQDLPELTTRFTGTLQFGTAGLRGELGAGPMRMNRSVVIRAAAGLAAYLKAKGRTGGLVVIGYDARHKSADFAQDTAAVMTGAGLRAAVLPHPLPTPVLAFAIRHLGAVAGVEVTASHNPPRDNGYKVYLGDGSQIVPPADAEIAAEIEAVGALADVPRPTAGWETLDDTVLNAYLARTDAVLTPGSPRTARTVYTAMHGVGRDTLLAAFARAGFPAPELVAEQADPDPDFPTVAFPNPEEPGAMDLAFAKARETNPDLIIANDPDADRCAVAVPAGGGWRMLRGDEVGALLATHLVRHGARGTFAESIVSSSLLGRIAEKANLPYEETLTGFKWIARVDGLRYGYEEALGYCVDPEGVRDKDGITAALAVTELASELKAEGRTLLDLLDDIAVEHGLHGTDQLAVRVEDLSVIADAMSRLREQPPTRLAGLAITKAEDLTQGTETLPPTDGLRYTLDGARVIVRPSGTEPKLKCYLEVVLPVPTHADLPAARAKATDLLETIKRDLSAAAGI; translated from the coding sequence GTGCACGACGACGAACTCATCGCACGCGCCAAGGCGTGGCTGGCCGAGGACCCCGACGCCGAAACCCGTGAGGAACTCGCCAAGCTCATCGACGCCCAGGACCTCCCCGAACTCACCACCCGCTTCACCGGCACCCTCCAGTTCGGCACCGCAGGTCTCCGCGGCGAACTCGGCGCCGGCCCCATGCGCATGAACCGCTCGGTCGTCATCCGCGCCGCCGCCGGCCTCGCCGCGTACCTCAAGGCGAAGGGACGGACCGGCGGCCTCGTCGTCATCGGCTACGACGCCCGCCACAAGTCGGCTGACTTCGCCCAGGACACCGCCGCCGTGATGACCGGCGCGGGTCTGCGCGCGGCCGTCCTCCCCCACCCCCTCCCCACCCCCGTACTGGCGTTCGCCATAAGGCACCTGGGCGCGGTCGCGGGCGTGGAGGTCACCGCCAGCCACAACCCGCCCCGCGACAACGGCTACAAGGTGTACCTGGGCGACGGCTCCCAGATCGTCCCGCCCGCCGACGCCGAGATCGCCGCCGAGATCGAGGCCGTAGGCGCCCTCGCCGACGTGCCCCGCCCCACCGCGGGCTGGGAAACCCTCGACGACACCGTCCTGAACGCCTACCTGGCCCGTACGGACGCCGTCCTCACCCCCGGCTCCCCCCGCACCGCCCGCACGGTCTACACCGCGATGCACGGCGTCGGCCGGGACACCCTTCTCGCGGCCTTCGCCCGGGCCGGTTTCCCCGCCCCCGAGCTGGTCGCCGAACAGGCCGATCCCGACCCGGACTTCCCGACCGTCGCCTTCCCCAACCCGGAGGAGCCCGGCGCGATGGACCTCGCCTTCGCCAAGGCCCGCGAGACGAACCCGGACCTGATCATCGCGAACGACCCGGACGCGGACCGCTGCGCGGTGGCGGTACCGGCCGGCGGTGGCTGGCGCATGCTGCGCGGCGACGAGGTGGGCGCCCTCCTGGCCACCCACCTGGTCCGGCACGGCGCGCGGGGAACCTTCGCCGAGTCGATCGTCTCCTCCTCCCTCCTGGGCCGGATCGCCGAGAAGGCGAACCTCCCCTACGAGGAGACCCTCACCGGCTTCAAGTGGATCGCCCGCGTCGACGGCCTGCGCTACGGCTACGAGGAGGCCCTCGGCTACTGCGTGGACCCCGAGGGCGTACGCGACAAGGACGGCATCACCGCCGCGCTCGCCGTCACGGAACTCGCCTCCGAGCTGAAGGCCGAGGGCCGTACGCTCCTCGACCTGCTCGACGACATCGCGGTCGAGCACGGTCTGCACGGCACGGACCAGCTCGCGGTCCGCGTCGAGGACCTGTCGGTCATCGCGGACGCCATGAGCCGGCTGCGCGAGCAGCCCCCGACCCGCCTCGCGGGCCTGGCGATCACGAAGGCCGAGGACCTCACGCAGGGCACGGAGACGCTCCCGCCCACGGACGGCCTGCGCTACACGCTCGACGGTGCCCGCGTCATCGTCCGCCCCAGCGGTACGGAGCCCAAGCTGAAGTGCTACCTGGAGGTCGTCCTCCCGGTGCCCACGCACGCGGACCTCCCGGCGGCCCGCGCGAAGGCGACGGACCTGCTGGAGACGATCAAGCGGGACCTCTCCGCGGCGGCGGGCATCTGA
- a CDS encoding aldehyde dehydrogenase family protein gives MTIEKRSSAFEYAPAPESRAVVDIAPSYGLFIDGEFAEAAEGRVFKTVSPSTEEVLSEVAQAGEADVERAVKAARKAFEKWSALPGSERAKYLFRIARIIQERSRELAVLETLDNGKPIRETRDADLPLVAAHFFYYAGWADKLGHAGFGANPRPLGVAGQVIPWNFPLLMLAWKIAPALATGNTVVLKPAETTPLSALFFADICRQAGLPKGVVNILPGYGDTGAALVAHPDVNKVAFTGSTAVGKEIARTVAGSRKKLTLELGGKGANIVFDDAPIDQAVEGIVTGIFFNQGQVCCAGSRLLVQESIQDELLDSLKRRLSTLRLGDPLDKNTDIGAINSAEQLARITSLVEAGEAEGAERWSPACELPSSGYWFAPTLFTNVTQAHTIARDEIFGPVLSVLTFRTPDEAVAKANNTQYGLSAGIWTEKGSRILAVANKLRAGVVWSNTFNKFDPTSPFGGYKESGFGREGGRHGLEAYLDV, from the coding sequence ATGACCATCGAGAAGCGGTCATCCGCATTCGAGTACGCACCGGCGCCCGAGTCCCGCGCCGTCGTCGACATCGCTCCCTCCTACGGCCTGTTCATCGACGGCGAGTTCGCCGAGGCCGCCGAGGGCCGGGTCTTCAAGACCGTCTCCCCCTCCACCGAGGAGGTCCTCTCCGAGGTCGCGCAGGCGGGCGAGGCGGACGTCGAGCGTGCGGTGAAGGCCGCCCGCAAGGCCTTCGAGAAGTGGTCGGCGCTGCCCGGCTCCGAGCGCGCCAAGTACCTCTTCCGCATCGCCCGCATCATCCAGGAGCGCAGCCGTGAGCTGGCCGTCCTGGAGACCCTGGACAACGGCAAGCCGATCAGGGAGACGCGCGACGCCGATCTCCCCCTGGTCGCCGCGCACTTCTTCTACTACGCGGGCTGGGCCGACAAGCTCGGCCACGCCGGTTTCGGCGCGAACCCCAGGCCGCTGGGCGTCGCGGGCCAGGTCATCCCCTGGAACTTCCCGCTGCTGATGCTGGCCTGGAAGATCGCCCCGGCGCTCGCCACCGGCAACACGGTGGTGCTGAAGCCCGCCGAGACGACCCCCCTCTCCGCCCTGTTCTTCGCGGACATCTGCCGCCAGGCGGGCCTGCCCAAGGGCGTCGTCAACATCCTTCCCGGGTACGGCGACACGGGCGCCGCGCTCGTCGCGCACCCGGACGTCAACAAGGTCGCGTTCACCGGGTCGACGGCCGTCGGCAAGGAGATCGCGCGCACGGTCGCCGGCAGCCGCAAGAAGCTGACCCTCGAACTGGGCGGCAAGGGCGCCAACATCGTCTTCGACGACGCCCCCATCGACCAGGCCGTCGAGGGCATCGTCACCGGCATCTTCTTCAACCAGGGCCAGGTCTGCTGCGCGGGCTCCCGGCTCCTCGTCCAGGAGTCGATCCAGGACGAGCTGCTCGACTCGCTCAAGCGCAGGCTCTCCACGCTCCGCCTCGGCGACCCGCTGGACAAGAACACGGACATCGGCGCGATCAACTCCGCCGAGCAGCTCGCCCGGATCACCTCGCTCGTCGAGGCGGGCGAGGCGGAGGGCGCCGAGCGCTGGTCCCCGGCCTGCGAACTCCCCTCCTCCGGCTACTGGTTCGCCCCGACGCTCTTCACGAACGTCACCCAGGCGCACACCATCGCCCGCGACGAGATCTTCGGCCCGGTGCTCTCGGTCCTCACCTTCCGCACCCCGGACGAGGCCGTCGCCAAGGCCAACAACACCCAGTACGGCCTGTCGGCGGGCATCTGGACCGAGAAGGGGTCGAGGATCCTCGCCGTCGCGAACAAGCTCCGCGCGGGTGTCGTCTGGTCCAACACGTTCAACAAGTTCGACCCCACCTCGCCGTTCGGCGGCTACAAGGAGTCGGGCTTCGGCCGCGAGGGCGGTCGCCACGGCCTGGAGGCGTACCTCGATGTCTGA
- a CDS encoding aldehyde dehydrogenase family protein, whose amino-acid sequence MSDPRVDTRPDTRPDTRSDARLSVFKTYKLYVGGKFPRSESGRVYEVSDAKGNWLANAPLSSRKDARDAVVAARKAFGGWAGATAYNRGQVLYRVAEMLEGRREQFVREVADAEGLSKPKANAQVDAAIDRWVWYAGWTDKIAQVVGGGNPVAGPYFNLSSPEPTGVVVVLAPQESSFLGLVSVLAPVIATGNTAIVIASERSPLPALSLGEVLATSDVPGGVVNILSGRTAEITPSLAAHQDVNAIDLAGADEVLAKELEIAAADNLKRVLRPQTVDNAQWFATPGTERMTAFLETKTVWHPTGSLGASGSSY is encoded by the coding sequence ATGTCTGACCCCCGAGTGGACACCCGACCGGACACCCGACCGGACACCCGGTCGGACGCACGTCTGTCCGTCTTCAAGACCTACAAGCTGTACGTGGGCGGGAAGTTCCCGCGTTCCGAGAGCGGCCGGGTGTACGAGGTGAGCGACGCGAAGGGCAACTGGCTGGCGAACGCGCCCCTGTCCTCCCGCAAGGACGCCCGTGACGCGGTCGTCGCCGCGCGCAAGGCGTTCGGCGGCTGGGCCGGGGCCACGGCGTACAACCGCGGCCAGGTCCTCTACCGCGTCGCCGAGATGCTGGAGGGCCGCAGGGAGCAGTTCGTCCGGGAGGTCGCGGACGCGGAGGGCCTGTCGAAGCCGAAGGCCAACGCCCAGGTGGACGCGGCGATCGACCGCTGGGTCTGGTACGCGGGCTGGACCGACAAGATCGCCCAGGTGGTGGGAGGCGGGAACCCGGTCGCGGGACCCTACTTCAACCTCTCCTCCCCCGAACCGACCGGCGTGGTGGTCGTCCTCGCCCCCCAGGAGTCCTCGTTCCTGGGCCTGGTGTCGGTCCTCGCCCCGGTGATCGCCACCGGCAACACGGCGATCGTGATCGCCAGTGAGAGGTCACCGCTCCCCGCGCTGTCCCTCGGCGAGGTCCTGGCCACCTCGGACGTACCCGGCGGAGTCGTCAACATCCTGTCCGGCCGTACGGCGGAGATCACCCCGTCGCTGGCCGCGCACCAGGACGTCAACGCGATCGACCTGGCGGGCGCGGACGAGGTCCTCGCGAAGGAGCTGGAGATCGCGGCGGCCGACAACCTCAAGCGCGTTCTGCGTCCACAGACTGTGGACAACGCCCAGTGGTTCGCCACCCCGGGCACCGAACGCATGACCGCCTTCCTGGAGACGAAGACGGTCTGGCACCCAACCGGTTCACTGGGCGCGTCGGGATCCTCCTACTAG
- a CDS encoding uridine kinase family protein has protein sequence MTHLSKPTRGVGRGAPDASHWCLVTSHPHIPTRVVLLCGPSGSGKSLLAARSGLPVLRLDDFYKEAADPTLPQVLGSTDIDWDHPQSWDADAAVTAITELCRTSRTNVPVYDISLSARTGEESVEIGRTPLFIAEGIFAAEIVARCREEGVLADALCLSRGPVRTFRRRFLRDLREGRKSVPFLLRRGWRLMRAERSIVARQTALGAHACDRDEAMGRLADAAAGRRTQTRTAA, from the coding sequence GTGACGCACCTTTCAAAGCCGACCCGCGGGGTCGGCAGGGGGGCGCCCGATGCCTCACACTGGTGTCTCGTGACCTCCCACCCGCACATACCCACGCGAGTCGTGCTGCTCTGCGGCCCTTCAGGCTCCGGCAAGTCCCTCCTCGCGGCCCGTTCCGGTCTCCCGGTCCTGCGGCTCGACGACTTCTACAAGGAGGCCGCCGACCCGACGCTGCCGCAGGTCCTGGGAAGCACCGACATCGACTGGGACCACCCTCAGTCGTGGGACGCGGACGCGGCGGTCACCGCGATCACCGAGCTGTGCCGCACGAGCCGTACGAACGTCCCGGTGTACGACATCTCGCTGAGCGCCCGTACGGGCGAGGAGAGCGTCGAGATCGGCCGGACCCCGCTGTTCATCGCGGAGGGCATCTTCGCCGCCGAGATCGTCGCGCGCTGCCGGGAGGAGGGCGTCCTCGCGGACGCGCTCTGTCTGAGCCGGGGGCCCGTTCGGACGTTCCGCAGACGCTTCCTGCGGGATCTGCGCGAGGGCCGCAAGTCGGTGCCGTTCCTGCTGCGCCGCGGCTGGCGGCTGATGCGCGCCGAGCGTTCCATCGTGGCCCGCCAGACGGCCCTGGGCGCCCACGCGTGCGACCGGGACGAGGCGATGGGCAGACTGGCCGACGCGGCGGCGGGCCGCCGCACACAGACGCGCACGGCGGCCTGA
- a CDS encoding PH domain-containing protein, translating to MTTPDHPSPEQGPAQPVSPDRVYRSPSALVAGVLLLGLAGWLGGDALFVGHGRTPWLALATLLFAVPLVIAFTLRPAVLANDHRLRVRNPFRVVELPWGTVAGFRSSFSNEVVVESGTKYQLWAVPVSLRARKRANRAKMREAREAGRPGGRMPLVPPGPTRAQNDQIMDDLGQLWEAREKAATSQGEVTVKWAYEIMAPAAAGAVLLAILLAVG from the coding sequence ATGACGACCCCGGACCACCCGTCGCCCGAGCAGGGCCCAGCGCAACCCGTGTCTCCCGACCGGGTCTACCGGTCACCCTCCGCCCTCGTGGCCGGAGTGCTGCTGCTCGGGCTCGCTGGCTGGCTCGGCGGCGACGCGCTGTTCGTCGGCCACGGGCGGACCCCGTGGCTGGCGCTCGCCACGCTGCTCTTCGCCGTACCGCTGGTGATCGCCTTCACGCTGCGGCCCGCCGTGCTGGCCAACGACCACCGGCTGCGCGTGCGCAACCCGTTCCGGGTCGTCGAGCTGCCCTGGGGGACGGTCGCCGGGTTCCGGTCGAGCTTCTCGAACGAGGTCGTCGTCGAGTCCGGTACCAAGTACCAGCTCTGGGCCGTCCCCGTCTCGCTGCGTGCCCGCAAGCGGGCCAACCGGGCCAAGATGCGCGAGGCGCGCGAGGCCGGCCGCCCCGGCGGCCGGATGCCCCTGGTGCCGCCCGGACCGACCCGCGCCCAGAACGACCAGATCATGGACGACCTGGGCCAGCTGTGGGAGGCCCGCGAGAAGGCGGCCACCTCACAGGGCGAGGTGACCGTCAAATGGGCGTACGAGATCATGGCGCCCGCCGCCGCCGGCGCGGTTCTGCTGGCGATTCTGCTCGCGGTCGGCTGA
- a CDS encoding VanZ family protein has product MQRLGSVGESAAIRIRTAGGVLLVAHLALVAWITLRPLDVPWQLPPNLQPFAGIRADLTLGWQDAARRITEGLALLAPLGVLLPMAGGRLDVSPLASLVRTVMAGAMISLGIELLQTGVPGQVVDVDSLLLNTVGVGLAHVAVVPAARSWLRRRSDRRRRAAVRTEDATQGRTPTIPRVGIAP; this is encoded by the coding sequence GTGCAGCGTCTTGGCTCGGTCGGCGAAAGTGCCGCCATTCGCATCCGTACGGCGGGAGGTGTCCTCCTCGTCGCCCATCTCGCGCTCGTCGCCTGGATCACGCTGCGTCCGCTCGACGTCCCGTGGCAACTGCCTCCCAACCTGCAGCCCTTCGCGGGCATACGGGCCGATCTGACCCTCGGCTGGCAGGACGCGGCCCGGCGCATCACGGAGGGGCTCGCCCTGCTGGCCCCGCTGGGTGTGCTGCTGCCGATGGCGGGCGGACGGCTCGACGTCTCCCCGCTCGCCTCGCTCGTCCGTACGGTCATGGCCGGTGCCATGATCTCGCTGGGCATCGAACTGCTGCAGACCGGCGTGCCCGGTCAGGTCGTGGACGTCGACTCGCTGCTCCTGAACACGGTGGGCGTGGGACTCGCGCATGTCGCCGTGGTGCCCGCCGCACGGTCCTGGCTCCGCCGCAGGAGTGACCGCAGGCGCCGGGCGGCCGTCCGCACGGAGGACGCGACTCAGGGTAGGACCCCGACGATTCCCAGGGTCGGGATCGCCCCGTAG